CTTTAGTTCTTGGGTTAAGTGCATCCAGTGTTCTGTCGGCAATCCTGTTAAAGCCCATTGCGCCTGTCCTTGCACTGACCATTGCAATAGAAATCCAGAGCACCTGATGAAATGTCAGATGCCCTTGCCCTGCTATCAGTGCGGATGTAAATGCAAAAGGCAGTGCAAAGACAGAATGAGAAAACTTTATCATTCTCAGGTAATCGGTAACTTTTCCAAATAGAGACATTTCTTCCTTTGATAGCATACAGCCCTGCTTTTTAGATATATGCTATCTTAGAGGCAGGCTTCTTTTCAAGGGCAATAACTGGCTTCACAAAAAAACAACCTAAAACAAAAAGCAGGATGCATATGAGTCTTATAATATTTATGCCAATGCCAAATAAAGCTCCATCGATGATAAGCCCATCGCCGATTGCATAAAGTATAAACCCTATGCCCAAGATGACAAGACCGATGGATTTTTTGGTGTTAATATAATAGAGATTAAACATGGCTATGCTGATTAGGATTGAACTGTGAAAGCCAAAACTGAGTCTGCCAATTTTTTCAATCTCGTTAGCCTCGATTATATTGGATATATAAAGGAACAGATACCCTGAAAACATAAACAGAGGCACTATCCTGAACCTGACTTTGGTAGGCAGTTTATATAAGAGAAAATCCAGTGCCGATTGAAAGAGAAATACATTGGCTATAACGGAAAACATCCCTGAGAAACTCACCGAGGCAACCTCAAGCCACGAACTGCTTGCCATATAAAAACCTTCCAACCTTAACCCGAGTAAAACAGCAGTGCCTTTGCATAATGCAAAAGTAGAAAGCATATAGAAGGCATCCTCGAACACAGAAGAAGAAACCTTTAGTGCCTTCCACAGAGAAAAGAACATAACAAAAAACCCAACACCATATACCATCGTCAGTGCCATAAGAAAACTCTACAGCAGATTATTAAGGAATGCAACTAAAAGTTTTAATCGCTAACCTCTATGAGCTTATTCCTCGATGAGATGCCTTTGATAATCCTTATACTGCTTTTTTTGACATCAAATGCCTCTGAGAGGATTTCTATTAGCTGGTCGTTTGCCCTGCCTCCTTCAGGTGCTGCGGTAACCTTAACCTTTAATATCTCGCCCATAACACCTGATATGCCTTTCTTCGATGCCTTTGGCTCTACCTTTACTGAAAGTATTATCCCCTTTTTTGACCTTTTGTGAGGCAGTGTCTTAAGCTCATCGAGGATAGATGGCATTGTTATCTGTTTTGCTTTAATTTAATAGGGGGAGGGGGGGTATCTTCTAACCCATTGATTTTAAATGATTCCTGCTTTAATTTTGCTTTAACAATTAACATTAATTGACTCCTACACCTCTCTATAAACTATAGTTATATAGTAACACCTCCGAAAGCATTTGTCAAGCAAAAAATGAACTATGGTTTTAGGGGGTCTGTCATTCCTGCTTGTCCAGCTTGTCATTCCTGCTTGTCAGGAATCCTTCTTCTCCTCATCCCTGTCATTGCGAGGAATCATTACCTTCTTCGATGTCTATCAGTGTAACCTGCTCGGGCACTGGAAGTGCCTGCACATCCTTCAGCCTTCTTTCTATTGTTCGGGATTTCTTTGCCGCATCTTCAATGGTGTTACTTACAGTCTGGAGTTGTTTCTGAGTCTTCTCGAGGAGGTCGCCAAATCTGCCGAATTCGGTCTTAACCGCTCCGAGCAATGTCCATACTTCACTTGAGCGTTTCTCTATTGCCAGTGTTCTAAACCCCATCTGCAGGCTGTTTAAGAATGCCGCCAAAGTTGATGGACCAGTAACACTTATTTTAAAATCCCTTTGTAGAGTTTCAAGCAAGGTAGTTTTTCTTACAACCTCTGCATAAAGTCCTTCAAAGGGTAAAAACATGACTCCAAAATCCGTTGTGTTCGGTGGGTCAATATATTTGTCCCTTATATCTTTAGCAGACTTTTTAATCGCAGACTCTAAGGCTTTAGTAGCGTCTTCAATTCGGGTATGGTCTCCATGTTCGTATGCTTCAACCAAAGGGGTATAGTAACTCTCATGGGGAAATTTAGAATCTATCGGCAGATAAACAATCTCATCGGAGTCGTTTTTACCTGGAAGCTTAACTGCATACTCAACGCTTCCATTTTTAATACTAAGATTTCTGACATATTGTTCTGGAGCTAAAATCTGCTCTAAGATACCTCCTAACTGTAGCTCTCCAAGCACTCCTCTGGTCTTTACATTTGATAGCACCTTTTTCAAATCACCAACACCAACAGCCAGAGTCTGCATCTCCCCTAAGCCTTTGTGAACCTGTTCAAGCCTATCACTTACAAGCTTAAAAGACTCTCCTAATCTCTTTTCGAGCGTTGCATGGAGTTTTTCATCAACGACCTCTCTCATCTGGTCTAATTTCTTTGTGTTTTCCTCCTGAAGTGCTCTCATCCTCTCCTCAACAGTCTCACGCATCTTGTCTAATCTTTGTTCGTTGGTTTGAGTTAAACCGGTAAGCTGTTTTGAAAATGTATCGAG
This sequence is a window from Nitrospirota bacterium. Protein-coding genes within it:
- a CDS encoding DUF167 domain-containing protein, with product MPSILDELKTLPHKRSKKGIILSVKVEPKASKKGISGVMGEILKVKVTAAPEGGRANDQLIEILSEAFDVKKSSIRIIKGISSRNKLIEVSD
- the rmuC gene encoding DNA recombination protein RmuC; this translates as MVEILFVVVGIVGILVVGVVVWLLLSAKLSSVEKNQERIEKALKEEIVQNRKETTESLSSFSNSLLNQMTNIAGLQKDQLDTFSKQLTGLTQTNEQRLDKMRETVEERMRALQEENTKKLDQMREVVDEKLHATLEKRLGESFKLVSDRLEQVHKGLGEMQTLAVGVGDLKKVLSNVKTRGVLGELQLGGILEQILAPEQYVRNLSIKNGSVEYAVKLPGKNDSDEIVYLPIDSKFPHESYYTPLVEAYEHGDHTRIEDATKALESAIKKSAKDIRDKYIDPPNTTDFGVMFLPFEGLYAEVVRKTTLLETLQRDFKISVTGPSTLAAFLNSLQMGFRTLAIEKRSSEVWTLLGAVKTEFGRFGDLLEKTQKQLQTVSNTIEDAAKKSRTIERRLKDVQALPVPEQVTLIDIEEGNDSSQ